DNA sequence from the Pseudophryne corroboree isolate aPseCor3 chromosome 6, aPseCor3.hap2, whole genome shotgun sequence genome:
TTTAATTGACATATTTGCTCTTTCCTCAGAGGGTAACTGACGTTATTAACTGCAACATCCTGTCAGTAGTGCACGTAAGTCTTCTACCTACCTCGTACATATTGCATAAGACTactcctcccgctgcagggtgacacagacagaggggAGCTATGAGTctgcccctcccactgcagggtgacacagacagaagggagctatgagcctgcccctcccattgcagggtgacacagggacacagacagaagggagttatgagtctgcccctcccccctgcggggtgacacagacagaggggagctatgagcctgtccctccccctgcagggtgacacagacagaaggaagctatgagcctgcccctccccctgcagggtgaaactgacagaagggagctatgagcctgcccctctccctgcagggtgacacagtgacatagacagaagggagctatgagcctgcacttccccctgcagggtgacacaatgacacagacaggagggagctatgagcctgtctctccccctgcagggtgacacagacagaagggagctatgagcctgcccctccccctgcagggtgacacagtgacacagacagaagggagctatgagcctgtccctccccctgcagggtgacacagtgacacagacagaagggagctatgagcctgtccctccccctgcagggtgacacagacagaagggagctatgagcctgtccctccccctgcagggtgacacagtgacacagacagaagggagctatgagcctgtccccaccctgcagggtgacacagacagaagggagctatgagcctgtccctccccctgcagggtgacacagacagaagagagctatgagcctgtccctccccctgcagggtgacacagacagaagggagctatgagcctgccccccccccccccttgcagggtGACAcaaacagaagggagctatgagcctgcccccccccccccttgcaggatgacacagacagaagggagctatgagcctgtccctccccctgcagggtgacacagtgacacagacagaagggagctatgagcctgcccctccccctgcagggtgacacagacagaagggagctatgagcctgtccctccccctgcagggtgacacactgACACAGACAGAGGGGGGCTataagcctgcccctccccctgcagggtgaaactgacagaagggagctatgagcctgcccctctccctgcagggtgacacagtgacatagacagaagggagctatgagcctgcccctccccctgcagggtgacacagacagaagggagctatgagcctgtccctccccctgcagggtgacacactgACACAGACAGAGGGGGGCTataagcctgcccctccccctgcagggtgaaactgacagaagggagctatgagcctgtccctctccctgcagggtgacacagtgacacagacagaagggagctataagcctgtccctccccctgcagggtgacacagaagggagctatgagcctgcccctccccctgcagggtgacacagtaacacagacagaagggagctatgagcctgtccctccccctgcagggtgacacagaagggagctatgagcctgcccctccccctgcagggtgacacaggcagaagggagctatgagcccgtCCCTCCCCCTATAGGGTGACACaggcagaagggagctatgagcccgtccctccccctgtagggtgacacagacagaagggagctatgagcctgtccctccccctgcagggtgacacagtgacacagacagaagggagctatgagcctgtccctccccctgcagggtgacacactgacacagacagaagggagctatgagcctgtccctccccctgtagggtgacacaggcagaagggagctatgagcctgcccctccccctgcagggtgacatagacagaagggagctatgagcctgtccctccccctgcagggtgacacagtgacacagacagaagggagctatgagcctgtccctcctcctgcagggtgacacagacagaagggagctatgagcctgtccctccccctgtagggtgacacaggcaaaagggagctatgagcctgcccctccccctgcagggtgacatagacagaagggagctatgagcctgtccctccccctgcagggtgacacagtgacacagacagaagggagctatgagcctgtcccttcccctgcagggtgacgcagtgacacagacagaagggagctatgagcctgcccctccccctgcagggtgatgcagtgacacagacagaagggagctatgagcctgtccctccccctgcagggtgacacactgacacagacagaagggagctatgagcctgtccctccccctgcagggtgacacagaagggagctatgggcctgcccctccccctgtagggtgaCACAGGCAGTAGGGAAGTATGAGTGTGCGGGGTGACATTATTTCTCTCTCTGTTTGCAGATGACCAGACTTGTGCTGCCACAGATGGTGTCACGGTATGTGTGTAATCTACACTTGTGCGCTGGAATATAATGGGGTTTACAATACGGGTTGGGTCCATGTTACCGGTGACCGTGATCCCTGTGGTCAGCATCCAGACACCAGGATCTCGGACGCAGAATGCCGGTAGTGGGGGAGAGTGCAACAaagcccttgcaggctcggtggcgagctgtgctcACCACATGAGATGACGCTGGTGAAGACACATTTCATGTCTTCCCACGCAGTGGCGGAACTTagtgaatggtgggcccaggtgcaacaatatgcagtgGGCCCCCGACCCCCATGGGATGCATTTATGTGACTggcggttgggagaccaccggtcactataccgacgccggaatcccgccaagtggaaagcccgacagtcggcatgccaatttacagggactattcccactcgctggtgtccacgacactcatagaatgggaatagaaccaatggtgagcgtagcgagccactgaaccaggggcttcgttgcgcttgacAAACCGGCAATCTAAAcaccgggatcctggcgttggtatggtgaccggtggtatcCCAACCgcgggtcacccatacccaacccacccCCACGATAGCTTTTCCACAATATGTATGCATCACGGCATACCTAATGGGAGCCACTGTACAGAAGAGTACTACTGGGTATAAGGGACTGGTTAATTCCGCACAGCAGCAGCTTTGAAATCAGATACCCACCTGCTGCCTGTGTGCCACAGGGAGCATCCTCTCAGAGCTCCACCTCCAATCTTACAACCCCCACACAGCAACATGTATCAGCCCACCCCTGCTGATTATACAGTGAGCAGAAAGCTCTGAACGCTGCCTGACCAAGCTGAGCTCAATCATAACAGTAATGAGCTGGCCGTGGTAAGCGCGGATCTGTCCCAAAATCCCAGTGGACCAATCTGCCCTCCCCCTCTGCCTCCGCACCAGCCTCCCCTATCAGCTGACCCCATATATCCCCCAGTGGTCCAATCTGCCCTCCCCCTCTGCCTCCGCACCAGCCTCCCCTATCAGCTGACCCCATATATCCCCCAGTGGTCCAATCTGCCCTCCCCCTCTGCCTCCGCACCAGCCTCCCCTATCAGCTGACCCCATATATCCCCCAGTGGTCCAATCTGCCCTCCCCCTCTGCCTCCGCACCAGCCTCCCCTATCAGCTGACCCCATATATCCCCCAGTGGTCCAATCTGCCCTCCCCCTCTGCCTCCGCACCAGCCTCCCCTATCAGCTGACCCCATATATCCCCCAGTGGTCCAATCTGCCCTCCCCCTCTGCCTCCGCACCAGCCTCCCCTATCAGCTGACCCCATATATCCCCTGCGTGCATTTCCTCCCAAAACAGGTGCATTAATCATCCCATTAAACCAATAAGGTCCCAGCCATGCCTGCTTAGAGGCAAACTCTGGAGATGGGCAGTTTCACTGTACTTGTCTCTAGCAGCAGCTTTCTAACTGCGCTTCTGCGAGGAGTGTGGCACAAGAGCTAGATCAGAGTAGCTCCGACCGGGGTGCCCCTGGGGTACTCACCACCTATGACCCGCCATTAGTATGGCTCTGCTCCCGGACGCCCAAGCAGAGCACAGACAGAGGAAGGGGGCGGAGCGGAGAGAGCGGCACCTCCTCTTCCCTCCAGCCGAGTCCTGACTGCAGAGCAAGTTCGGCGTTACATATTACTAGGATGAGACAGTAACGCCGAACTTGCTCTGCAGTCAGGACTCGGACGGAGGGAAGAGGAGGTGCCGCTTTCCCCTCTCCGCTTCCAAGTTGAAACAGCGCAGCGCAGCACAGCGCCGACGGCAGtgtatgagtcagtgtgactcattgttatGCTGGCGGCGATGGGCCCCTTCAAATCGTTGGGCCcctgtgcaatgcactggctgcacatgcgctagttccgccactgttcccACATGATCTGATTAGGAAGCCTTAGCTATATCGTGCTCCGTCATCCAGCTCTGCTCTCGCAGCGTGCAGGAGTCCAGGCCTCGGCCATCTACAGAATCATCCTGCCATAGGCTGCTGAGTCTTTGAATCAGAAACTTTATTGGTGTAACATGGGAGAAGGGCGGGTGAGGTAATCAGGGCTGGCTATCTGGATTCAGATTAAGGTAAAATACATAATAAATGTGCAGTATGTGTAAGGTAATATACTTCTGTCCTGTTACTGAGATATGTTACCCGCTGTGTCCTCTCTCCTAGGAAGAAAGGCCTGATTATAAACATATCCTCTGAAGCTGGATATAACCCCTTACCATTGGTCACTGTATACAGTGCCACAAaggtatctattattattattattattattattattattattattaatatccagTGACTGCATCAGTCTTTATAGTCCAGTCCCCAAGGTCTCCATTTTTCCATTGGAAGGCTGCTCAGGCCTCATGTTTGGATGCCCGAGCCTCCTGCAAGGCTACTCATGCTTCCTTTAATGCTACTCGTCCTCTTGTAAGACTACTTGACCTTCTCTAAGGCTGCTCGTTCCCCCCTGTATTACGCTCGGCCTAGTGTAAGGCTGCCCGGGCCTCATGTAAGGCTGCCCAGGCCTTCTGTAGGTTACTCGAGCCTCTTTCAAGGCTGTTCGGGCCTTCTGTAGTACTAGTCAACCTCCTGTAAGGCTCCTCGGGCCTCCTGTAAGGCTGCTTATTCCTGCTGTAAAGCTGTTTGGGCCTTGTGTAAAGCTGCTTGTTTTCTGCTGTGCGGCTGCCCGGCCTTGTGTAAGCCTCAGGCCTTTTTTAAAGCTACTCAGCCTCTTGTAAGGCTACTCAGCCTCATGTAGGCTGTTTGTTCCTCCTGCAATGCTACTCAGGCCTCCTGTGAGGCTGCTTGTTCCTACTGTAAGGCTGCCCGGGCCTTGTGTAAAGCTACTCAGGTTCTTGTAAGGTAACTCAGCCTCCTTGGCATCCTGTAGGCTGTTTGTTCCTCCTGCAAGGCTGCTCAGGCCTCTTGTAAGGCTGCCCAGGCATTGTGTAAGGCTGCTTGGCCTTCTGCAAGCTATTATTTAGAACTTGTCCCTGGGGGAGGCTGTTATTATCAAGGGTAGAATATTAAAATCAAACCATGCTTTCCTGAAGCCCATCTCGCTCTTTTTTTTCCTTATATAGCTAACCGCTTTTCTATTTGTACAAAACCTGGTTGCTCTGTGGCCCTCTCTACCGGGCAGGActtgctggaatatgtagttcccCTGTACCTGGGATAACGGTCAGCTTTCTGTCTCCATTAGGCCTTTGTGGACTTCTTTTCCCGTGGTGTCCATGCTGAATATAAATCGGATGGGATTACAGTACAGGTAATGGTccggtgtgtgtgtataagtgtagaGAGAGAGTATATGGTGGGCAGGGATGTGACGGCCCTCTCTGTATCTCCGCAGTCCGTGCTGCCGCTCTTCGTCTCCACCCCTATGAACTTTTCCATAGAGGATTCTATTACTGTAAAAAAAGCAGAGGATTTTGCCAGGGAAGCCCTGAACACCGTGGGGTACACCACTCGGACCAGCGGCTGCCTCTCTCACTCGAtacaggtaggtgtgtgtgtgatacatcctGACTACAGGTCCTGGTCTCCATCTAGGAGGCGATGGTTTGGTGACATTCccctccctctcttctctctccgCAGAGCTATGTACTGGAACACTTTCTCTCGCGCTCCGTCTCCTCCTTCCCCCTGCTGGTAAACTTTGGTATAAAATTCAGCAAGTTGACAGGGAAATCCAAAAAGCAGTAACGCGGAGCTGCGGGAGAATGAGACTGTTGTTCTCCTGGTGACCTCCACTTGCTGAATTCAGAATAAATGACAATATTAAGAAGACTGTGATTTTCTTGAGCAGTTACTTATGCCTTGTTCTGCAATGCAGCTGTCTTTACATAACGAGAACTGGAACGTAATGCCCTGTAAGCTCCTAAATGCCGGATCCTGGCACATCCTCTGTTATAGAGCATCCCCCCCAATGTGTACCAATAACCTGCAGCTTTCTACCTTACTGACAAACCAGCCCAGAAACGTATATTAATATAATATCATACTAGTCGACATTCTTATTGTCCCCACCCGACTCCCAATTCCCCACTCTTATGTGGGATGTTCCGGGGGGAGGTGTAGGAGATACGGCTCAATGCCACACCAATGGGGATATTTATCATAGCTTGGCAAGAGATAGCGTACCAGCCAATCATCATGGTACAGGCTGTTTGAAATATGAcacaagctggttggttggtactttctcttctTCATctttttccaagctttgataaatctcccccaaggaGTATGCAAGTTTGTATAATCTACATATTGTTACATAACTGacgtctctagtgatctgcagagcattccgcTGCTCCATCTACCAGATACATAATGTTATATGATGCGTTCAGGATCACGGCGGTCAAAATTCCAACACCTGAATATTAACGCTGAGAATACAGATGGATCCCCGAGGTGAGTATGAGGGTTAGGTTTTTGCTGCGAGGAGagaggcaggttagggttaggctgcgggaggggatggttagggttaggctgctggaggggatggttagggttaggctgcgggaggggatggttagggttaggctgcgggaggggatggttagggttaggctgcaggaggggatggttagggttaggctgtggaaggggatggttaaggttagtctTCGGAAGGGgccagttaggtttaggcttcgggtggggatggttagggttaggctgtggaaggggagggttagggttaggcttcgggtgggtggcagttaggtttaggctgcgggaggcgatgcttagggttaggctgcgggagggtacggttagggttaggctgtgggaggggaaggttagggataggctgcagaaggggacagttagagttaggctacgggaagggtgggttagggttaggctgcgggaggggatggttaaggttaggcttcgtgtggggatggttagggtatgGCTTCGGGAGGggccggttagggttaggctgtgggaggggccggttagggttaggctgcgggaggagccggttagggttaggcttcgggaggggatggttaggcttcGGGTGGggccggttagggttagactgcgggaggggatggttagagttaggctgcatgaggggatggttagggttaggctgcgtgaggggatggttagggttgtcaaagtcagaaatattacatacagaaaacatacaagcTTCAAACAGATCGGTCTCTGTGCGTTTGCATTCACGCAGtatgcacaggatatacggtagcctacgcactcacacagacacgctacaaagatatatttaacacatatttcatacagcacataaattaaacatgtcaagcaacagacattataatgtatttatataatagagtataacatcatgtatatatgtattattggaacagaacaagataaacatgtcatgcttggtgtcaaaatagtcaggggaatgagtgtgttggtttgatagctgtggttcgattgtagcacattgcaacgattagttatgattaaatgtagtaatatgaagccacaattctaatgagaacaaaaggacattcctgagaaagcatgtggaaaggaaccagtggctaacccctgtaATTACATCATCAaattggacgttgcttgcatatgaactgaccaataacacatcatgaatgagaaagttccttcccctggaccaataacagaagactcagttccagacatgtactcccccaaaataCACAGTGTATAGGTGATTCCAGACACACAAGAAGTTTCTGTTTGCTGTTTTTCTGTTGCTGTTCTGTTTAGCTGCTGTTGAGGCAGATTCAGGAATGGAGGAAATGTTCTATGGGAAAGGGTAATGTATGTATGCTGGCTgtgatggattcttttgtaactatctgcttcttgtgtaattgtaacattataactgaatgatctatattgtacatgtgttatattgtatgcatacccttttaatatcaaatatatacatctctgagcgttggaactcagacaatgtgtgcgagtatttgtattctcttaagggatgtaatgtttgcgacgtacagcacacttttatcgtatatggtaataagatgcgctgtgcgtacgcagcatatattaacgctgacattataaatatttattagaaaaaaTCTGAACTTCTCAGGGTTAGGCTTCggaaaggggatggttagggttaggattcgggaggagatggttagggttaggctgtgggagaggatggttatggttaggctgcgggaggggagggttgggggtaggctgcgggaggggctgtttaggatcaggctgcaggaggagatggttagggttaggctttgggagagaatggatagggttagactgtgggtagaggggcaggttaggctgcgggggggggagtggcagttagggtaaggctgcgggaggggagggttaggctgcgagaaggaatggttagggttagactgtgggaggggatggttagggtttggctgcaggaggggattgttagggttaggtgGCGGGAggtgggggttaggcttaggctgcagtaggggattgttagggttaggctgtgggagggggttgttagggttaagctgcaggaggggatgtttacggttaggctgcgggaggtgatggttaggtttaggcttcgggaggggccggttagggttaggctgcgggaggagctggttagggttaggcttcgggaggggatggttaggctttgggaggggctggttagggttaggctgcatgaggggatggttagggttaggcatcgggagggggtggttagggttaggctttgggaggagatggttagggttaggctgtgggagaggatagttaggggtaggctgcaggaggggagggttagggtaggctgcaggaggggatgattagggtttggctgcgggaggggatggttagggttaggctacgggaggggatggttagggttaggctacgggaggggatggttagggttaggctttgggaggggatGGTCAGGGTTATGctacgggaggggatggttaggggtaggctgcgggaggggatggttagggttaggcttcaggaggggaaggttagggttagactgtgggtagaggggcaggttaggattaggctgcaggggcggtggttagggttaggccgtgggagggggtagttatggttaggctgcaggggcggtgttagagttaggctgtgggaaggggcagttatggttaggctacagaggcggtgttagggttaggctgtgggtgggagcaattatggttagtctgcaggggggtggaggtggcagttagggttaggctgcgggagcggatggttagggttaggctgtgggtggggatggttagggttaggcttcgggaggggccagttagggtcaggctgcgggaggagatggTTGGGGTTATGCTTTCGGAGAGGATGGATATGGTTAGACTGTGGGTAGAGGGgcaggttaggctgaggggggtggcagttagggttaggctgcgggagggttagggttagactgtgggtagaggggcaggttagggttaggctgcaggggtggtggttagggttaggctgtgggagggggggaggtggcagttagggttaggctgtgggaggggatggttagggttaggctttgggagaggatggatagggttagactgtgggtagaggggcaggttaggctgcgggagggtgccagttagggttaggctgcagaagggttagggttaggctgtgggaggggacggttagtgttagactgcgggaggggatggttagggttaggctgcaggaggggatggttagggttaggctgcgggaggagatggttagggttagactgtgggaggggatggttagggttaggcagcgggaggggattgttagggttaggctgcaggagttgtgggttagggttaggctgtgggaggggattgttagggttaggctgcaggaggggatggttagggttaggctgcggtaggggacggttagggttaggctgtgggaggggatggttagggttaggctttgggagaggatggatagggttagactgtgggtaaaggggcaggttaggctgcggggcggtggcagttagggttaggctgcgggaggggagggttagggttagactgtgggtaaaggggcaggttagggttaagctgcaggggtggtggttagggttaggctgtgggagggggaagtTATGGTTAGACTGTGAGGTGGGGGAggtggcagttagggttaggctgcaggaggggatggttagggttaggcttcgggaggggccggttagggttagggtgtgtacacacggtgagatattttcttacgattttgactatatagtcaaaatcgcaagaaaagttagtgcagatcacaaggtgaaagtcaccttgcgatcccgattcgatcccgatgcgcggtcccgccagctcggcatcgcaagaaaagatagactgtgcaggcaagtcaatccttgctagatcggtgtactatctagttcatctcacatgtcaatggcatctcacataagccagaatctcacataagccaaaatcgtaagcacacatagtccatatctcaagaaaagttagtcaaaatcggtggtgctgggctcctgggagttcaggggaaatcgcaaagtgaaaatcgggcatagcaaggatctcaccgtgtgtacacaccctcagGCTGCGAAAGAAGATGGTTAGGATTACGcttcaggaggggatggttagggttagactgtgggtagaggggcaggttaggtttaggctgcaggggcagtggttaggctgtgggagggggcagttatggttaggctgtgaaagGGGTTGAggtggcagttagggttaggctttgggaggggatgtttagggttaggctgtgggagggaatggttagggttaggtttcgggaggtgccggttagggttaggctgcggaaggagatggttagggttaggcgtcAGGAGGGTAtggttaaggttagactgtgggtagaagggcaggttagggttaggctgcaggggcggtggttaggctgtgggaggggggcagttatggttaggctgcagggggggtggaggtggcagttagggttaggctgcgggaggggatgtttagggttaggctgtgggaggggatggtaagggttaggctttgggaggggccggttagggttaggctgcgggggatgcgggggggttaggcttcaggaggggatggttagggttagactgtgtttaaaggggcaggttagggttaggctgcaggggggggggggcagttaggtttaggctgcgggaggggagggttagggttagactgtgggtagaggggcaggttagggttaggctgcaggggcagtggttagggttaggctctgggagggggCAGTTATGGTTAGGCTTTGGGGGAGAGGTggcagttagtgttaggctgcgggaggggatggttagggttaggctgcgagaggagatggttagggttaggctgtgggaggagatggttagggttagactgtgggtagaGGGgccggttaaggttaggctgcaggggcggtggttagggttaggctgtgggaggggggcagTTATGGTTAGGCTTGGGGGGGGAGGTggcagttagtgttaggctgcgggaggggatggttagggttaggctgcgagagatgttagggttaggctgcaggaggggatggttagggttagactgtgggtagaggggccggttagggttaggctgcaggggcggtggttagggttaggctgtgggaggggatggttatggttaggctagggGGGGAGGTGGCAGTTAGtgttaggcttcgggaggggatggttagggttaggctgcaggaggagatggttagggttagactgtgggtagaGGGgccggttagggttagcctgcaggaggggatggttagggttatgctgagggaggagatggttagggttatgctgcgagacgagatggttagggttaggctgtgggaggagatggttagggttaggctgtgggtagaggggcagcttagggttaggctgcaggggcggtggttaggctgtgggagggagcagttatggttaggctgtgggggaggggggcagttagggttaggctgtcataggggtgggttatggttagagGTAAAATACCCAGAAGCCATCAGCATTCTCAGCATCAGGAatccggcgtcgggatcctgaccgcaggAATTTCATACTGAACACAGTGAAATATTTTGCAGATTATAACATTACTGACCACGGTAGAGATGTGCAGATCATTTCTATGTCCCATATACCCCCTAACAAATacataggggcatatttactaattattAGGATTCGGGCCTGATAATGATGATTTCTTATTGCTGCCATTCGGGGGAAATAAGAAATCTGCATGCCCCCAAATGTACTAAAATTCACAAGCAAGGACAGGGGCTCAGATAGGAGCCTGTCCCCGCCATATGCAAAGAAGGGGAATGGCTGCAAAATCAATATGTAATGTGATAGTTCATCTGAAAATAGTGCTGCAGCACAAGGGATTTCTCCTCTCAGTGCTACAGCGGCCATCTTGGCCACGTGACTGGGTCTCCAGCCACAAAACGCCTCTCAGTTGTAGCACTTTAACACTGCGCTTACAaatgttgctttcacaatctccctgaaatgctttaccAAACGTATGCAAGTGTGTGCTATCCACAGCAATGAGACATTTGCATGCCCCCAAATGTACTAAGGTTCACATGCAGGGATATATGCTGCAgagtattacattactgacctccctatcaatctgcagaacattgctctgctcCATCTAACCACAGACAGATaggtagtgatatattctgcagaaaaTTATACCACTGacctgtcagggccggttctagtccTTTTTGCACCCagggcgggaaataggggtgtggcttcatacagggggcatggt
Encoded proteins:
- the LOC134935943 gene encoding very-long-chain 3-oxoacyl-CoA reductase-B-like isoform X4, producing MADCLLSQGVHVLGVLALSYLVLKQSWKLLKGFGTHILSRWWRTDLRKYGGWAVVTGATDGIGKAYAEELARRGLNVVLISRTLKKLQRVAEGIELQTGRKTKIIQVDFTGGPEIYPKIEEGLKDLDIGILVNNVGMAYSDSASKFLNVPDVNQRVTDVINCNILSVVHMTRLVLPQMVSRKKGLIINISSEAGYNPLPLVTVYSATKAFVDFFSRGVHAEYKSDGITVQSVLPLFVSTPMNFSIEDSITVKKAEDFAREALNTVGYTTRTSGCLSHSIQSYVLEHFLSRSVSSFPLLVNFGIKFSKLTGKSKKQ